Proteins from one Aquila chrysaetos chrysaetos chromosome 5, bAquChr1.4, whole genome shotgun sequence genomic window:
- the LOC115341282 gene encoding olfactory receptor 476-like gives MIKQEWKNKTVVTAFILLGFGNAPELDSLLFLMFLSIYIVTITGNTFIIVLMVANPHLHTPMYFFLGNLACLEICYSSNILPKMLLSYLGGDRSISVNRCFTQYYFFGCLAAAECYLLAVMSYDRYLAVCKPLHYPSRMNGKLCLQLGAASWISGFLSNSILTFLISDLDFCGPNEIEHFFCDSFPIIKLSCSDTHVVGLVTSVVAGVCSLPPFLLTFSSYLYIIITVMRIPSASGRKKAFSTCSSHLIVVILFYWSILTVYVLPHHDTQISPNKVFSVFYTILTPLVNPLIYSLRNKEVKEALRKQTSKLLAFRGLLSAKKGGGGVIILNELQVRTQLYGM, from the coding sequence ATGATAAAGCAagagtggaaaaacaaaacgGTTGTTACAGCGTTCATCCTCCTGGGATTTGGGAATGCCCCTGAACTGgattctcttctcttcctgatGTTTCTGTCAATCTACATTGTAACCATAACTGGAAACACCTTCATCATTGTGCTGATGGTGGCTAATCCGCACCTTCACACCCCAATGTACTTCTTCCTGGGCAACCTGGCCTGCTTGGAAATCTGCTACAGCTCAAATATCTTGCCAAAAATGTTGCTTAGTTATCTGGGTGGAGACAGAAGTATTTCAGTCAACAGATGTTTTACACAATACTATTTCTTTGGTTGCCTGGCAGCTGCAGAGTGCTATCTCCTCGCAGTGATGTCCTATGATCGGTACCTAGCAGTCTGCAAACCTCTGCACTACCCATCCCGTATGAACGGCAAGCTCTGTCTCCAGCTGGGTGCTGCATCTTGGATAAGTGGCTTTCTGTCTAATTCTATACTAACATTCCTGATCTCAGATTTAGATTTCTGTGGGCCTAATGAAattgaacattttttctgtgactCATTCCCAATAATAAAACTCTCCTGTAGTGACACTCATGTGGTGGGACTTGTCACTTCTGTTGTGGCAGGTGTGTGCTCACTGCCTCCATTTCTGTTGACCTTCTCATCCTATCTCTACATTATTATCACGGTCATGAGAATTCCTTCTGccagtgggaggaaaaaggccTTTTCCACTTGCTCCTCACATCTTATTGTGGTGATTCTTTTTTACTGGTCAATATTAACTGTTTATGTACTTCCTCATCATGATACCCAAATATCTCCAAACAAagtcttctctgttttttataCTATTCTCACTCCCTTGGTCAATCCTCTCATCTACAGTCTGAGAAACAAAGAAGTAAAGGAAGCTCTGCGAAAACAGACAAGTAAATTGCTGGCTTTCAGAGGGCTGCTTTCTGctaaaaaagggggggggggggtaataATCCTCAATGAGTTACAGGTTCGGACACAATTATATGGCATGTGA